TAGTTGTCGCCCTTACGAATCTGGCGGCGCAGATCAAACATTCGCCAGCCACCGATTAGCGCAGTGATGAGGGCGCCGAGGATAGCAGCGAACAGCATTCCGACACCGACCGGGAAGTTCCAGGCCCAGCCGAACAGGTTTAGTGTGGTCTCCTGCTGATTCTGCAGAATGAATACAAGCAATACGATCAGCAAAACTGCACTGATGACCAGGCCAATCCACATCGAGCCCGCGGTAGTCTTTTTCACCTTGCGCCGGCCAGGAGCGGGCGCTGGCTCCGGTGTGGAGTCCTTCTCTGTCGGCGCGTCAACGACTGGCTCTGGAAGGTTGTCCTGCTCAGGTGCAGGAGCCACAGAATGATTTGGGGAGTACGACGGAGCATCGTCGAAAAGCGGACTGTCGTTATTCGGCTGATTAGCGTTAGTCATACCTATCATTCAACACGTTTTGGCAGGTATGTACCACTTGTAAAGGTCCACTTAGTTGCGGCTGCCTAGTCGCTCATTAGGCCAAAACCGTTATTACATGCGAAAATGGGTGCCATCATGGCATCTTCACTTCCAATCGTTCTTAAAGCTCCACGTCGCGGCATGCCCGCGACCCATTTTGCGGACCTCGATGTTGAGGAACGGAAGGCTGCGGTCAAGGAACTGGGCCTGCCGGCCTTCCGCGCCGATCAGATTGCCCGGCACTATTACGGTCGGCTTGAGGCTGACCCTATGACGATGACTGATCTGCCGGAAGCAGACCGTCAAAAGGTCAAAGACAGTCTCTTCCCACCTCTGTTGACCCCCGTGCGGCACATCACCTGTGACGACGGCGAAACGCG
The sequence above is drawn from the Corynebacterium jeikeium genome and encodes:
- a CDS encoding DUF1049 domain-containing protein, whose amino-acid sequence is MIGMTNANQPNNDSPLFDDAPSYSPNHSVAPAPEQDNLPEPVVDAPTEKDSTPEPAPAPGRRKVKKTTAGSMWIGLVISAVLLIVLLVFILQNQQETTLNLFGWAWNFPVGVGMLFAAILGALITALIGGWRMFDLRRQIRKGDN